One genomic window of Anguilla anguilla isolate fAngAng1 chromosome 13, fAngAng1.pri, whole genome shotgun sequence includes the following:
- the dusp29 gene encoding dual specificity phosphatase DUPD1, protein MASSQSSKASDRRNVSTAMAEDEEDAYSTPSACELERLLCRGGVAYTRVNEVWPNVYIGDEMTARKRFQLQTMGVTHVLNAAEGTLNSVDTGPAYYQDVNIEYYGVEADDVPTFDLSPFFYPAAEYIHDVLSRPENKLLVHCVMGRSRSATLFLAYLMIYHHMTLVEAIEQVKRRRRIIPNWGFLKQLRQLDGQLQEQRQSSSNEDSGDMPKD, encoded by the exons ATGGCTTCTTCACAGAGCTCAAAGGCGTCCGATAGGCGGAACGTTTCCACGGCGATggcggaggacgaggaggacgcGTACTCGACGCCGAGCGCGTGCGAGCTGGAGAGGCTCCTCTGCCGCGGCGGTGTGGCGTACACGCGCGTCAACGAGGTCTGGCCCAACGTCTACATCGGCGACGA GATGACGGCGCGGAAACGGTTCCAGCTGCAGACGATGGGCGTGACCCACGTGCTGAACGCCGCGGAGGGAACGCTGAACAGCGTGGACACGGGCCCCGCCTACTACCAGGACGTCAACATCGAGTACTACGGCGTCGAGGCCGACGACGTCCCCACCTTCGACCTCAGCCCGTTCTTCTACCCCGCGGCCGAATACATCCACGACGTCCTCAGCAGACCGGAGA ACAAGCTGCTGGTTCACTGTGTCATGGGCAGGAGTCGGTCTGCGACCCTCTTCCTGGCCTACCTCATGATCTACCATCACATGACCCTCGTGGAGGCCATCGAACAGGTGAAGCGTCGCAGACGCATCATACCGAACTGGGGGTTCCTGAAACAGCTCAGGCAGCTGGACGGGCAGCTCCAAGAACAGAGGCAGAGCTCCAGCAACGAAGACAGCGGCGACATGCCGAAAGACTGA